A stretch of the Nitratifractor salsuginis DSM 16511 genome encodes the following:
- a CDS encoding proprotein convertase P-domain-containing protein encodes MEKIHKQLLKRFFVLGMLLLGSLAFPSTFDWETEGWSPDGALSQNYTNVDDSGVNVSITVTGDTDKLQDSTPKLDDGGGSLSNDNLEFYADYDDTTQKITVTIKFSTPVKLSNLRFRDIDYADDGTYEFNDKIIVTAQDIDGNTVTPNDVQLGDYVQSNAAGEYESDENQDHNGGPDNTGAMVTLGFTDVYVSELTFVYTDGDINTDNPTGQAIWFDNFDFEALDTDGDGVVDVKDIDDDNDGILDVNERTPVVAQTVSNTDTGTIPDDGYPDNCLDRTFNVSDGDVIDDITILVKIEHSWRGDLVVQLISPFGTVIDLIRDEGGNAQNLSTNFSDAATESIGDDSDDQDLDHPVYRKPDQPLSTFNGEDPKGTWTLHMCDDASQDEGTFNEADLNISTSNNRDSDNDGILDSVDLDSDNDGIPDNVEAQSTGDYTATSGTDDDGDGLDDAYDQNTSSAPGSIGLVSPDTDDDGIPDYLDSDSDNDGYSDCEEGRNNPECDPNPAVEKNGLPEWLQVGDGYDNVSAGITDPDPDDGGNIQDEVTGNHEAAYREFLCGKNRTTLTHMQWKIISFSCDTGANSISDLLGGDDGLGEYGTDWVMYEQSGSDNYEINGTTHPNTDKRKLNAGDTVVPGKGYWIIADLGGTGNEKNITINETLDDINPTSVEDASAVGISDGNFSKVHEYLLPKNEVSDPDTVDYKKYMAGNPFPYAFHLANLYFKHNADGMTYHPMGDINNDDYINKIVYKHDSNETGPVTGYEAIDPSTPGFGGSIEPMEGFFIKIEKNQSDNYVNHFAYPLTYSND; translated from the coding sequence ATGGAAAAAATACATAAGCAATTGTTGAAGCGGTTTTTTGTTTTGGGGATGTTATTGCTCGGAAGTTTGGCATTCCCTTCAACATTCGACTGGGAGACAGAAGGATGGTCGCCTGATGGAGCTTTGAGTCAAAACTATACCAATGTAGATGATTCCGGAGTTAATGTCAGTATCACTGTGACAGGTGATACTGACAAATTGCAGGACAGTACTCCAAAGCTGGATGACGGTGGAGGGAGTCTTTCCAATGATAATCTGGAGTTTTATGCGGATTATGATGATACAACCCAGAAAATTACGGTAACGATAAAATTCTCTACGCCGGTTAAATTAAGTAATTTGAGATTCAGAGATATAGATTATGCCGATGACGGTACATATGAGTTTAATGACAAAATTATCGTCACCGCACAAGATATTGATGGGAATACAGTTACTCCCAATGATGTCCAATTGGGAGATTATGTCCAAAGTAATGCAGCAGGTGAATATGAATCTGATGAAAATCAAGACCACAATGGGGGGCCTGACAATACCGGGGCAATGGTCACCCTGGGATTTACTGATGTATACGTAAGTGAATTGACTTTCGTCTATACTGATGGAGATATCAATACTGATAACCCTACTGGCCAGGCGATTTGGTTTGACAATTTTGATTTTGAAGCTCTCGATACTGATGGAGATGGTGTTGTAGATGTCAAAGATATCGACGATGATAACGATGGAATTTTGGATGTAAACGAGAGAACTCCTGTTGTGGCTCAGACAGTTTCCAATACAGATACAGGAACGATTCCTGATGATGGATATCCCGACAACTGTCTGGATCGAACATTTAACGTATCAGATGGTGATGTTATCGACGATATAACGATTTTAGTAAAAATAGAACATTCATGGAGAGGAGATCTTGTTGTTCAACTCATTTCTCCCTTTGGAACAGTGATTGATTTGATAAGAGATGAAGGGGGGAATGCCCAAAATTTAAGTACCAATTTCTCCGATGCCGCGACGGAATCTATCGGTGATGATAGTGATGATCAAGATTTGGATCATCCGGTGTATAGAAAACCTGATCAGCCGCTGAGTACATTTAATGGAGAAGATCCGAAAGGCACTTGGACACTGCATATGTGTGATGATGCGAGTCAAGATGAAGGAACCTTCAACGAGGCAGATCTTAATATCAGCACTTCGAACAATCGGGATAGCGACAACGATGGCATTCTTGATTCTGTCGACCTCGACAGCGACAACGACGGCATTCCCGATAATGTGGAGGCGCAATCAACAGGGGATTACACTGCAACGAGTGGAACCGATGACGATGGTGATGGTTTGGATGATGCTTATGACCAAAACACCTCAAGTGCCCCCGGAAGTATAGGGCTTGTTTCTCCTGATACCGACGATGACGGTATTCCCGACTACCTCGACAGTGACAGTGATAATGATGGCTACAGTGACTGTGAAGAGGGAAGGAATAACCCTGAGTGTGATCCCAACCCGGCTGTAGAAAAGAACGGGCTGCCGGAATGGCTGCAAGTGGGCGATGGCTATGACAATGTGTCTGCCGGTATAACGGACCCTGATCCGGACGATGGAGGAAATATTCAGGATGAAGTTACCGGTAATCATGAAGCAGCCTACCGGGAGTTTCTCTGCGGAAAAAACCGAACCACACTGACCCATATGCAGTGGAAAATCATCAGCTTCAGTTGTGATACTGGGGCAAACTCCATCTCTGATCTTTTGGGAGGTGACGACGGTTTGGGTGAATATGGTACTGACTGGGTGATGTACGAGCAGAGTGGTAGTGACAACTATGAGATCAACGGTACGACCCATCCCAACACGGATAAACGGAAACTCAATGCTGGGGATACCGTCGTGCCGGGCAAGGGATATTGGATCATCGCCGACCTCGGAGGGACGGGGAATGAAAAGAATATCACTATTAATGAAACACTAGATGATATCAATCCAACATCGGTGGAAGATGCCTCTGCAGTCGGTATCAGTGATGGCAACTTTAGTAAAGTACACGAATACCTGCTGCCTAAAAATGAAGTTAGTGATCCAGATACGGTTGATTACAAAAAATATATGGCAGGCAATCCATTCCCTTATGCCTTTCATTTGGCCAATCTCTATTTTAAACACAATGCAGATGGAATGACTTACCATCCGATGGGAGATATAAATAACGATGATTATATCAACAAAATTGTCTATAAGCATGATAGCAATGAAACAGGTCCTGTTACCGGATATGAAGCGATAGATCCTTCGACACCTGGATTCGGCGGCTCCATCGAGCCGATGGAAGGGTTCTTTATCAAGATCGAGAAGAACCAAAGTGATAATTATGTCAACCATTTCGCCTATCCTCTGACCTACAGTAATGATTAA
- the uvrA gene encoding excinuclease ABC subunit UvrA, with the protein MSKHHDIIEVKGAREHNLKNIELEIPKNKMVVITGISGSGKSTLAFSTLYAEGQRRYIESLSSYARQFLGRVGKPDVDKIEGLTPAIAIDQKTTSKNPRSTVGTITEIYDYLRLFFARVGKQYCHHCGKPISSMSASDIITEVLRLPEGSKLVIMAPLVKEKKGTFADMIESLRHKGYVRAMIDGVMVRLDDEIELAKTKKHTIKVVIDRVVVKEGSKERIGQDIEKALKESYGEVEIEVLNHEEVGLDRKDFHYSEHLACFDCKLSFEPLEPVSFSFNSPKGACPACDGLGIRYTLDMSKIIDSSRSIAEGAVRIMHGFNKSYYSKFLTAFCEQNDIPTDIPWEELPEHQRKQVLYGMGSEPVNFTWKRHKLKREWPGVVKFAHEMFTDEKDLAEYMTEKVCDKCEGNRLRPRSLAVKIDGKNIADIVNMPIEESYAYFADESNFSHLSEQQKLIAEPILKEIRERLFFLYDVGLGYLTLSRDARTISGGEAQRIRIASQIGSGLTGVMYVLDEPSIGLHERDTLKLIRTLQSLRDKGNSVIVVEHDKETILAADHIVDIGPGAGEHGGQIVFNGSPAKLKRAKTLTAQYLHGKKEIRYPHAKRPREQWLEIRNVTLNNIENLSARIPLGNFVCVTGVSGSGKSSLILQTLLPTAREILNRAKKVNRVEGVEIDGLEHLDKVIYLDQSPIGRTPRSNPATYTGVMDEIRKLFAQTKEAELRGYKVGRFSFNVKGGRCEKCQGEGQIKIEMHFLPDVMVTCDACNGARYNEQTLEVRYKGKNIAEVLDMSVAEAMEFFKAIPAIAGKLKTLMDVGLDYIKLGQNATTLSGGEAQRIKLAKELSRKDTGRTLYVLDEPTTGLHFADVDRLTGVLHHLTELGNSVIVIEHNLDMVKNADYIIDMGPEGGNKGGQIVATGTPEELAAGYMETGSCTGEYLAKELGLE; encoded by the coding sequence ATGAGCAAACATCACGACATCATCGAGGTCAAGGGTGCCCGAGAGCACAACCTCAAAAACATCGAGCTGGAGATCCCCAAGAACAAAATGGTGGTGATCACCGGCATCAGCGGCAGCGGCAAATCGACTTTGGCGTTTAGCACCCTCTATGCCGAGGGGCAGCGGCGCTATATCGAATCGCTCAGCTCCTACGCCCGGCAATTCCTGGGTCGGGTGGGCAAGCCCGATGTGGACAAGATCGAGGGACTCACCCCCGCGATTGCCATCGACCAGAAGACCACCTCCAAAAACCCCCGTTCCACCGTGGGGACCATCACCGAGATCTACGACTACCTGCGCCTCTTTTTCGCCCGGGTGGGCAAGCAGTATTGCCACCACTGCGGCAAGCCCATCTCCAGTATGAGTGCCAGTGATATCATCACCGAGGTCCTGCGTCTGCCTGAGGGCTCCAAACTGGTCATTATGGCTCCCCTGGTCAAGGAGAAGAAAGGCACCTTCGCCGATATGATCGAATCGCTGCGGCACAAAGGGTATGTGCGGGCGATGATCGACGGGGTGATGGTGCGCCTGGATGATGAGATCGAATTGGCCAAGACCAAGAAACACACTATCAAGGTGGTCATCGACCGGGTCGTGGTCAAGGAGGGCTCCAAAGAGCGGATCGGCCAGGACATTGAAAAGGCCCTCAAAGAGAGTTACGGCGAAGTGGAGATTGAAGTGCTCAACCACGAAGAAGTAGGGCTGGACCGCAAGGATTTCCACTACTCTGAGCATCTGGCGTGCTTTGACTGTAAGCTGAGCTTCGAGCCGCTGGAGCCGGTGAGCTTCTCCTTCAACTCCCCCAAAGGGGCCTGCCCCGCCTGTGACGGTTTGGGGATCCGCTATACCCTGGATATGAGCAAGATCATCGACTCCTCCCGCAGCATCGCCGAAGGGGCGGTGCGGATCATGCACGGCTTCAACAAGAGCTACTACTCCAAATTCCTCACCGCCTTTTGTGAGCAGAACGATATCCCTACCGATATTCCCTGGGAAGAGTTGCCCGAGCATCAGCGCAAGCAGGTGCTCTACGGGATGGGGAGCGAACCGGTGAACTTTACCTGGAAGCGCCACAAGCTCAAGCGGGAGTGGCCCGGGGTGGTGAAGTTTGCCCACGAAATGTTCACCGACGAGAAGGACCTGGCCGAATATATGACCGAGAAGGTCTGCGACAAGTGCGAGGGCAACCGCCTGCGCCCCCGGTCTTTGGCGGTGAAGATCGACGGGAAAAACATCGCGGATATCGTCAATATGCCCATCGAGGAGAGTTACGCCTACTTCGCCGACGAGAGCAACTTCAGCCACCTCAGCGAGCAGCAGAAGCTCATCGCCGAGCCGATCCTCAAAGAGATCCGGGAGCGGCTCTTCTTCCTCTACGATGTGGGGCTGGGTTATCTGACTTTGAGCCGGGACGCCCGGACCATCAGCGGGGGCGAAGCCCAGCGTATCCGCATCGCCAGCCAGATCGGCAGCGGGCTGACGGGGGTGATGTATGTGCTCGACGAGCCCAGCATCGGGCTGCACGAGCGCGACACCCTCAAGCTGATCCGCACTCTCCAGTCCCTGCGGGACAAAGGCAACAGCGTCATCGTGGTCGAGCATGACAAAGAGACGATCCTGGCGGCGGACCATATCGTCGATATCGGGCCCGGAGCCGGGGAACACGGCGGGCAGATCGTCTTCAACGGTTCCCCGGCCAAGCTCAAGCGGGCCAAGACCCTCACCGCCCAATACCTCCACGGCAAAAAGGAGATCCGCTACCCCCACGCAAAGCGGCCCAGGGAGCAGTGGCTGGAGATCCGCAATGTCACCCTCAACAACATCGAGAATCTCTCCGCCCGCATCCCGCTGGGGAACTTCGTCTGTGTCACCGGGGTCAGCGGCAGCGGCAAGAGCTCTCTGATCCTTCAGACCCTGCTGCCCACCGCGAGGGAGATCCTCAACCGGGCCAAAAAGGTCAACCGGGTTGAGGGAGTCGAGATCGACGGGCTGGAGCACCTGGACAAGGTGATCTATCTCGATCAGAGCCCCATCGGCCGGACCCCCCGCTCCAACCCCGCCACCTACACCGGGGTGATGGATGAGATCCGCAAACTCTTCGCCCAGACCAAGGAGGCGGAGCTGCGGGGCTACAAGGTAGGACGCTTCAGCTTCAACGTCAAGGGCGGCCGCTGCGAAAAGTGCCAGGGGGAGGGGCAGATCAAGATCGAGATGCACTTCCTGCCCGATGTGATGGTCACCTGCGACGCCTGCAATGGGGCCCGCTACAATGAGCAGACCCTGGAAGTACGTTACAAGGGCAAGAACATCGCCGAAGTGCTCGATATGAGCGTCGCCGAGGCGATGGAGTTTTTCAAAGCGATCCCCGCCATCGCCGGCAAGCTCAAGACGCTGATGGACGTGGGGCTCGACTACATCAAACTGGGGCAAAACGCCACCACCCTTTCCGGCGGAGAAGCCCAGCGGATCAAGCTGGCCAAGGAGCTCAGCCGCAAAGATACGGGCCGGACCCTCTATGTGCTCGACGAACCCACCACGGGATTGCACTTCGCCGACGTGGACCGGCTTACGGGCGTGTTGCACCACCTCACGGAGCTGGGCAATAGCGTCATCGTCATCGAGCACAACCTCGATATGGTCAAAAATGCCGACTACATCATCGATATGGGCCCCGAAGGGGGGAACAAGGGCGGGCAGATCGTCGCCACCGGGACTCCCGAAGAGTTGGCAGCCGGCTATATGGAGACCGGAAGCTGTACGGGAGAATATCTGGCGAAAGAGTTGGGGCTTGAATAA
- a CDS encoding sulfite exporter TauE/SafE family protein, which translates to MEILLFFVGMGIGTLSGFFGIGGGTVLVPVLLLMGFGFKHAVGISIMQMVFSSVYGSYLNIKKGSLQLGEGLFVGFGGFLGGYLSGYITPYVPDRVLQTVFIGFVLFALIRMMTSKAHSDEEESRSLPKALLFVIGVGIGVIAISIGVGGAIILIPLLSGLLHYPVKKAVSAGLFFVVFSSVAGLIGRLMHGQIDLLSGAIVGAGSLAGVYLGVWLKEHVCNKRHKTFIVVMYSIILAIMVYKMFFAK; encoded by the coding sequence ATGGAAATACTCCTTTTCTTTGTCGGAATGGGGATCGGCACGCTTTCGGGATTTTTCGGGATCGGGGGCGGTACGGTGCTGGTGCCGGTGCTGCTGTTGATGGGCTTTGGCTTCAAGCACGCGGTCGGAATCTCCATTATGCAGATGGTCTTCAGCTCCGTCTACGGCTCCTATCTCAATATCAAGAAGGGTTCCCTGCAACTGGGGGAAGGGCTCTTTGTCGGTTTCGGTGGTTTTTTGGGGGGATATCTGAGCGGTTACATCACCCCTTATGTACCCGATCGGGTGCTGCAGACGGTCTTCATCGGCTTTGTACTTTTTGCCTTGATTCGAATGATGACTTCCAAAGCCCATAGCGATGAAGAGGAGAGCAGATCCCTCCCCAAAGCGCTGCTCTTTGTCATCGGGGTAGGGATCGGAGTCATCGCCATCAGCATCGGGGTGGGTGGGGCGATCATTTTGATCCCCCTTCTTTCGGGCCTGTTGCACTATCCGGTCAAAAAGGCGGTCAGCGCCGGGCTCTTTTTCGTCGTCTTCTCTTCGGTGGCGGGATTGATCGGGCGGTTGATGCATGGGCAGATTGATCTGCTCAGCGGCGCGATCGTGGGAGCCGGATCTTTGGCCGGGGTCTATCTGGGAGTCTGGCTCAAAGAGCATGTGTGTAACAAACGCCATAAAACTTTCATTGTCGTTATGTATTCGATCATTCTGGCGATCATGGTTTATAAGATGTTTTTTGCGAAATGA